Proteins from a genomic interval of Paenibacillus lentus:
- a CDS encoding DNRLRE domain-containing protein — MFRIIEQTQAQMQQGYFSNSDIYVDGYGKLTLVNRNMQTNLALNKPYTKTLNSPLDSRYGDTGNRLFTDGNKSTWFQYSNLIEEDIVVDLGLIQSVGGACLYTNLNPGAGGNPRFVEFYGSINGVDFSYLGEDGISTGNTFNTFVTSFHGSFRYLKFKVKRPSAYVTRLAEGEIYSGISYTSYREHIYDISSVGVLRTNNAFWVDEIPFGTTVTVETSISLDGGGTWSTWKPLANGSSIQNAPLGTDISNGRLKIRTALSTNSINVPSFYNFNMYFDDTPKTDEKYIIIPRNAYSLNKITPEMTSSNEPAPYVVTGTGTNETSYPSWKLFDGLASPSSLNDMWRPYGVGTYVQLDLGSGNAKAVSGYRLQKNASSTGLTGFRIEGSFDGVDWVTVDEQSAVIWSGNELFQQISPLKTNEVYRYFRLYMTTGERPYLTELELFELVDGNGYQIKSSLIVPYGTSLPSMLYIPPHNKATGYVDVRPIYHENLPARVSIKVHDNLSCRINIPINNRASAIVKIVQPPTKMLSLSPIKDAFVREGTPKFNYGTEQDLYVGYNSKFSEKYRSFVKFDISVLPADQIIKSAHFKLFHELEGTPVQKVEIYELDREWNERGVTWDNQPVPTIKIAEVDVGGVGGYLSVDFTDIVKDWYNGSQQNKGFMIKLADENEQYYKRFYSKESRHSPILDIEYLDQTVYTYERADLRNNRIVVRQSNDKAITAKLTIHQIWYDQDIKSRIKIANMGVIDGSLIVKAPVLLSRITVRQSEQRDLTAKLNVQIKKSEDILSQITVSRDFAFGRIRVRQRKDIGLASRIAIRVSEELNLPTTLAVINPNLSAKISVVKSEYLAGTIHVIGQEEKLLLSKIVIRRNENKDLPAHIRVFEKATLPATIHVISAYIPCRISIPTHICFDQPSRIRVRVKWASDLMSRIVIDDPNGDSQGYVYIL; from the coding sequence ATGTTTAGAATAATTGAGCAAACTCAAGCTCAAATGCAGCAAGGATACTTTAGTAACTCTGACATATATGTTGATGGGTACGGAAAGCTGACCCTAGTAAATCGAAACATGCAGACGAACTTAGCATTGAATAAGCCGTATACAAAGACATTAAACTCTCCTTTAGATTCTAGATACGGAGACACTGGAAACAGACTTTTCACAGATGGTAACAAATCTACTTGGTTTCAGTATAGCAATTTAATAGAAGAAGATATTGTAGTTGACCTCGGCCTTATCCAATCTGTGGGTGGGGCTTGTTTATATACAAATCTAAATCCAGGGGCTGGAGGAAATCCACGTTTTGTTGAATTCTATGGGAGTATTAATGGAGTTGATTTCAGCTATTTAGGGGAAGATGGAATTTCCACAGGGAATACATTTAATACTTTTGTCACTTCATTCCATGGTAGTTTTAGATATTTAAAATTCAAAGTAAAGAGGCCGAGTGCCTATGTTACACGTTTAGCTGAAGGCGAGATATATTCTGGAATATCCTACACATCATATCGCGAACATATCTATGATATTTCTTCAGTGGGTGTACTAAGAACAAATAATGCATTTTGGGTGGATGAGATCCCTTTTGGCACCACCGTCACTGTAGAGACCTCCATATCCCTCGATGGAGGAGGAACTTGGTCTACGTGGAAGCCATTAGCTAATGGAAGCTCTATTCAAAACGCTCCACTGGGAACAGATATAAGCAATGGTCGATTGAAGATTAGGACAGCATTATCAACTAATAGTATCAATGTTCCTTCTTTTTATAACTTTAATATGTACTTTGATGACACTCCAAAGACGGATGAGAAGTATATTATCATCCCGCGAAATGCTTATTCATTAAATAAGATTACTCCTGAAATGACTTCATCAAATGAGCCTGCTCCTTATGTGGTAACTGGAACTGGCACAAATGAGACTTCATATCCCTCCTGGAAATTGTTTGACGGATTAGCATCGCCAAGCTCGTTAAATGATATGTGGAGGCCCTATGGAGTTGGAACCTATGTTCAGTTAGATTTAGGAAGTGGCAATGCAAAAGCAGTATCAGGATATCGCCTTCAAAAAAATGCTTCTAGTACTGGACTAACAGGTTTTCGGATTGAAGGAAGCTTTGATGGAGTGGATTGGGTAACAGTTGATGAGCAGTCAGCAGTGATATGGTCGGGCAATGAGTTGTTTCAACAAATCAGCCCATTAAAAACGAATGAAGTATATAGATACTTCAGACTTTACATGACTACAGGAGAGAGACCGTATCTAACCGAACTAGAGCTCTTCGAACTTGTGGACGGCAACGGCTACCAAATCAAGTCCTCTCTGATTGTTCCTTACGGGACATCTTTGCCATCAATGCTATATATACCGCCGCACAATAAAGCTACAGGCTATGTAGACGTTAGACCAATTTACCACGAAAATCTACCAGCAAGAGTAAGTATCAAAGTGCACGACAATCTTTCATGTCGTATTAATATTCCTATTAACAACCGAGCCAGTGCAATTGTCAAAATCGTCCAACCGCCGACGAAAATGCTATCGCTAAGTCCGATCAAAGATGCTTTTGTTCGCGAAGGCACTCCAAAGTTCAACTATGGAACAGAACAGGATTTATATGTTGGTTACAACTCTAAGTTTAGTGAGAAGTATCGCTCTTTTGTTAAATTTGATATATCTGTACTGCCAGCAGATCAAATCATTAAATCTGCTCACTTTAAATTATTTCATGAGCTCGAAGGAACCCCTGTTCAGAAGGTCGAGATTTATGAGTTAGATCGCGAATGGAATGAACGAGGAGTTACGTGGGACAACCAGCCGGTACCGACCATTAAAATTGCGGAGGTGGATGTAGGCGGCGTTGGAGGCTACCTCTCCGTTGATTTTACCGACATTGTTAAAGACTGGTATAACGGCAGCCAACAGAATAAAGGCTTTATGATCAAGCTTGCAGACGAAAATGAACAGTACTACAAGCGGTTCTATTCCAAGGAGAGCAGGCACAGCCCGATACTGGATATTGAATATCTTGATCAGACCGTTTACACCTATGAAAGAGCGGATCTCAGGAACAACCGAATTGTTGTCCGCCAAAGCAATGACAAAGCCATAACTGCAAAACTTACTATTCATCAAATCTGGTACGATCAAGACATCAAATCGCGAATCAAGATTGCTAATATGGGAGTAATCGATGGCAGTTTGATCGTTAAAGCTCCCGTTTTATTGTCACGAATAACCGTCCGGCAATCAGAGCAGCGTGATTTAACTGCCAAACTAAACGTTCAAATAAAGAAAAGCGAAGATATCCTCTCACAAATCACGGTCAGCAGAGATTTTGCATTTGGACGCATCAGAGTAAGACAACGGAAAGATATTGGCTTAGCAAGCAGGATAGCCATCAGAGTATCTGAAGAACTAAATCTACCCACAACACTTGCCGTGATAAATCCAAATCTTAGTGCTAAAATTTCCGTCGTAAAAAGCGAATATCTAGCCGGTACTATCCATGTCATTGGGCAAGAGGAAAAGTTATTACTTAGTAAGATCGTTATCCGCAGGAA